Proteins from one Hyalangium ruber genomic window:
- a CDS encoding sensor histidine kinase yields the protein MRLWSGLARRTVAFSVLLGLLTTTVVAYFFFRRGSEAGIRSTTHFLSSALRATYVPQCQAAPAGWSFTLPEGLHLVAFDASQVLAPGWTAAPDTGPDPSLVARLAAGEEQPIILYFPLFEGKRWGGAVLMRGAESGPCSLIECRWPVTTVRLYGLRWMLLAAVIVASLGAALSTTSVIRPLLRRLRRLHRAAGQLGGSSYASTEDKLPDELGELSRVLDTAHARVVADAARIEEQKHALERFLSDVAHDLKTPIASLQLSLELAATAPSEEVSGLLVQGIEDTVYLTSLVDNLRLACQLGEGVDPLAGDPRAELGAIVQRVTRRLSLLARRKELTLEAAYPDAALWVRCNPTMLEQAVSNLLHNAITHGHRGGHVVAVLEAVGAERFRLTVLDDGPGVTPEELERLGERLFRSSQARRRDPRGSGLGVAIVRELGRRVGLEVAFVPNAPHGLKVIIEGPCAPG from the coding sequence ATGAGGCTCTGGAGCGGGCTGGCCCGGCGCACGGTGGCCTTCTCCGTGCTGCTGGGGCTGCTGACGACCACGGTGGTGGCCTACTTCTTCTTCCGGAGAGGCTCGGAGGCGGGCATCCGGTCCACGACCCATTTCCTCTCCAGCGCGTTGCGCGCGACCTATGTGCCCCAGTGCCAGGCGGCTCCAGCGGGGTGGAGCTTCACCTTGCCCGAGGGCCTCCATCTCGTGGCGTTCGATGCCAGCCAGGTGCTGGCCCCGGGGTGGACCGCCGCTCCGGACACCGGGCCCGATCCCTCCCTGGTCGCACGGCTGGCCGCGGGTGAAGAGCAGCCCATCATCTTGTACTTCCCGCTCTTCGAGGGCAAGCGGTGGGGTGGGGCCGTGCTGATGCGGGGCGCGGAGAGCGGGCCCTGCAGCCTCATCGAGTGCCGGTGGCCAGTCACCACGGTTCGTCTGTACGGGTTGCGGTGGATGCTGCTGGCGGCCGTGATTGTCGCCTCGCTGGGGGCCGCGCTCTCGACTACCTCCGTCATCCGGCCGCTCCTGCGGAGGCTCCGTCGGCTGCACCGGGCGGCCGGACAGCTCGGCGGCTCGAGCTATGCGTCCACGGAGGACAAGCTCCCCGATGAGCTGGGAGAGCTGTCGCGGGTGCTCGACACCGCCCACGCGCGCGTCGTGGCGGACGCCGCCCGCATCGAGGAGCAGAAGCACGCGCTGGAGCGTTTCCTGTCCGACGTGGCCCACGATCTGAAGACACCGATCGCCTCGCTGCAGCTCTCGCTGGAACTCGCCGCGACCGCTCCCTCGGAAGAGGTCTCCGGGCTGCTGGTGCAGGGCATCGAGGACACGGTCTACCTCACCTCGCTCGTGGACAACCTGCGCCTGGCCTGCCAGCTCGGCGAGGGCGTGGACCCGTTGGCGGGCGATCCCCGGGCCGAGCTGGGGGCCATTGTCCAGCGCGTCACCCGGCGGCTCTCGCTGCTGGCTCGCCGCAAGGAGCTGACCCTGGAGGCCGCATACCCGGACGCCGCCCTCTGGGTGCGCTGCAACCCGACGATGCTGGAGCAGGCCGTGAGCAACCTCCTCCACAACGCCATCACCCATGGCCACCGGGGTGGCCACGTGGTGGCGGTGCTCGAGGCCGTGGGGGCCGAGCGCTTTCGCCTCACGGTGCTCGATGACGGGCCTGGCGTCACTCCCGAGGAGCTGGAGCGCCTGGGCGAGCGTCTCTTCCGCTCGAGCCAGGCGCGGCGCAGGGATCCCCGCGGCAGTGGCCTGGGCGTGGCCATCGTTCGAGAGCTGGGCCGGCGCGTCGGGCTCGAGGTGGCCTTCGTGCCCAACGCGCCTCACGGCCTCAAGGTCATCATCGAGGGCCCCTGCGCCCCGGGTTGA
- a CDS encoding helix-turn-helix domain-containing protein yields MKGQGEEQDNILRAIYEELRGLRQSVNEIHTKISNAAPAQAARALAVSIEQAQTLLGCGRSRIFELLRSGALRRGPKVGRAAMICAKSLEALLERVDREPETPKLKRRPARRDTGQGKRESAAILKLIRPA; encoded by the coding sequence GTGAAGGGGCAAGGCGAAGAACAGGACAACATCCTGCGGGCCATCTACGAGGAGCTGCGGGGGCTGCGCCAGTCCGTCAACGAGATCCACACGAAGATCAGCAACGCGGCGCCCGCTCAAGCTGCACGGGCGTTGGCTGTTTCCATCGAGCAGGCGCAAACCCTGCTTGGCTGCGGGCGCTCGCGGATCTTCGAGTTGTTGAGGAGCGGAGCACTACGACGCGGGCCGAAGGTGGGCAGGGCCGCGATGATCTGCGCGAAGAGTCTGGAAGCACTCCTAGAGCGCGTGGACCGCGAGCCAGAGACCCCCAAGCTCAAGCGGCGCCCCGCCCGGCGTGATACCGGGCAGGGCAAACGGGAGAGTGCAGCGATCCTCAAGCTGATTCGGCCAGCTTGA
- a CDS encoding site-specific integrase — protein sequence MSTKVWIGKWTGGRMFAGKDGRPVYVLRKMINGRNYTIHLDARSEAEAEAELALFVRDPEGYRTRGEAQKIKNESAVYMDAASVARYLEHMRSKGTTERYAKNVGFYLAAWAEDFAGRDLRTVTLQDLLRELKKHKTARKNRITALKSFCAWLREVEGALTAGEDASISLKIPVARPEKSVRDKGYSIETIERLYRAISGWEFSNFNREETRRRTDVQCVRDVLCIHAKTGMHGTEIERLARGEGKVSLVEEPGEIAATVTFIHKSGQVHRQSIDRQTLGAVHRLQARGAAPVDSHIRRVVRRACKAARLPLVSFGELRHSFVTWASECGQEVRPKAGGLPLAAVAAVVGHHSAHTTKRFYENVKVPPMIKIPIKLEHPEDPVVLPVRRAALKLAESA from the coding sequence ATGAGTACCAAGGTGTGGATCGGCAAGTGGACGGGTGGGCGGATGTTCGCGGGCAAGGACGGGCGCCCCGTCTACGTGCTGCGCAAGATGATCAACGGGCGGAACTACACGATCCACCTGGACGCGCGCAGCGAGGCGGAAGCAGAGGCGGAGCTTGCCCTGTTCGTGCGCGACCCCGAGGGCTATCGCACGCGGGGCGAGGCGCAGAAGATCAAGAATGAGTCCGCCGTCTACATGGACGCGGCAAGCGTGGCCCGCTACCTGGAGCACATGAGGAGCAAGGGGACAACCGAGCGCTACGCCAAGAACGTGGGCTTTTACTTAGCCGCGTGGGCGGAAGACTTCGCGGGGCGCGACCTGCGCACCGTCACCCTTCAAGACCTGCTGCGGGAGTTGAAGAAGCACAAGACCGCGCGCAAGAACCGGATCACGGCGCTCAAGTCCTTCTGTGCGTGGCTGCGGGAGGTAGAGGGTGCATTGACGGCGGGGGAGGATGCGTCGATCTCGCTCAAGATCCCGGTGGCCCGCCCCGAGAAGTCCGTGCGGGATAAGGGCTACAGCATCGAGACGATCGAGCGGCTGTACCGGGCGATCAGCGGGTGGGAATTCTCCAACTTCAACCGCGAGGAGACGCGGCGCCGCACGGACGTTCAATGCGTGCGTGACGTGCTGTGCATCCACGCCAAAACGGGCATGCACGGCACGGAGATCGAACGGCTGGCGCGCGGAGAGGGCAAGGTGTCCCTCGTGGAAGAACCGGGCGAGATCGCCGCAACCGTCACGTTCATTCACAAGAGCGGACAGGTCCACCGCCAGAGCATCGACCGTCAGACGTTGGGAGCGGTGCACCGACTCCAGGCGCGCGGCGCGGCTCCCGTGGACAGCCATATCCGCCGCGTGGTGCGTCGTGCGTGCAAGGCGGCGCGGCTGCCTCTGGTGAGCTTCGGGGAGCTGCGGCATAGCTTCGTTACGTGGGCCTCGGAGTGCGGACAGGAAGTGCGGCCCAAGGCGGGAGGGCTGCCCCTGGCGGCTGTTGCCGCCGTGGTGGGCCACCACTCCGCGCACACGACCAAGCGTTTTTACGAAAACGTGAAGGTGCCCCCGATGATCAAGATCCCGATCAAGCTGGAGCATCCCGAGGATCCCGTCGTGCTGCCTGTCCGCCGTGCTGCGCTCAAGCTGGCCGAATCAGCTTGA
- a CDS encoding DUF1801 domain-containing protein: protein MKKAIAAANPTAYVAALSGWQHACVTKLRAAVRAAGRAAGPLDEVIKWGHLVYLAQGPVLLIRAEPTRVLLGFWHGKRLRDLEPRLRPGGKYEMATLELREGDAMSKASVQRLTEAALQLNATLGDPTQAVRAR from the coding sequence ATGAAGAAGGCGATCGCGGCCGCGAACCCTACGGCATACGTCGCGGCCCTCTCCGGCTGGCAGCATGCGTGTGTCACGAAGCTGCGAGCAGCCGTCCGGGCGGCAGGCCGCGCTGCGGGGCCACTCGATGAAGTGATCAAGTGGGGGCACCTGGTCTATTTGGCGCAGGGGCCGGTGCTGCTGATCCGCGCCGAGCCGACGCGCGTGCTCCTTGGCTTCTGGCACGGGAAGCGGTTGCGCGACCTCGAGCCGCGCCTGCGCCCGGGCGGCAAGTACGAGATGGCGACGCTCGAGCTCCGCGAGGGCGATGCCATGAGCAAGGCGAGCGTGCAGCGATTGACGGAGGCCGCGCTCCAGCTCAACGCCACGCTCGGCGATCCGACGCAGGCCGTGCGCGCCCGGTAG
- a CDS encoding ATP adenylyltransferase family protein — MSELPPFFARGTFWSAIVQRTERALASGALVPIHTEVEHVEDEGVPFLVRVVSSLERKARAAQPPAQGKPPKNPFLPPYEEDLFVGHVPPAHVCLLNKFNVFEHHALLVTRDYEDQDELLTPADFEALLCGMAEFDALAFYNGGRTAGASQPHKHLQLVPVPLAAGGLRTPMDVAIARGPLPFRHALGPPPQTPTQAHATYLDLLRAVGCERPGTPYNLLATRDWTLVVPRAQECFEGISLNSLAFAGSLLVKNRELLERVRAVGPMAMLRAVTGTS; from the coding sequence ATGAGCGAGCTTCCTCCCTTCTTCGCGCGAGGCACCTTCTGGAGCGCCATCGTCCAGCGCACCGAACGGGCCCTGGCCAGCGGCGCGCTCGTGCCCATCCACACCGAGGTGGAGCACGTCGAGGACGAGGGCGTTCCCTTCCTCGTTCGGGTCGTCTCCAGCCTGGAGCGCAAGGCGCGGGCCGCGCAGCCTCCGGCGCAGGGCAAGCCGCCGAAGAACCCGTTCCTGCCTCCTTATGAGGAGGACCTGTTCGTGGGCCACGTGCCGCCCGCGCACGTGTGTCTGCTGAACAAGTTCAACGTCTTCGAGCACCACGCGCTGCTCGTCACCCGGGACTACGAGGACCAGGACGAGCTGCTCACCCCGGCCGACTTCGAGGCGCTGCTGTGCGGCATGGCCGAGTTCGACGCGCTCGCCTTCTATAATGGTGGAAGGACCGCCGGAGCGAGCCAGCCCCACAAGCACCTCCAGCTCGTCCCGGTGCCCCTGGCCGCCGGAGGGCTCCGCACCCCCATGGACGTGGCCATCGCTCGGGGCCCGCTGCCGTTCCGCCACGCCCTGGGGCCGCCGCCCCAGACGCCCACGCAGGCGCACGCCACCTATCTGGACCTGCTGCGCGCCGTGGGCTGCGAGCGGCCCGGTACGCCCTACAACCTGCTGGCCACGCGGGACTGGACGCTGGTGGTCCCCCGCGCGCAGGAGTGCTTCGAGGGCATCTCGCTCAACTCCCTGGCCTTCGCGGGCTCGCTGCTGGTGAAGAACCGCGAGTTGCTCGAGCGGGTGCGCGCCGTGGGGCCCAT
- a CDS encoding NUDIX hydrolase gives MTEGDWQGNWKARLYERVRERGYASLTAFAEARPTASLIALAEELSGDDLNAVQVFSGLVAEAEQSHQLSRLVRGQLVRELWEGLPDGWPAVLDDSNRFKVAKALGLWSGFTPETHLDRARQAGSALLATPPPPGWRPLGPDDELLRTLLPDEEA, from the coding sequence ATGACCGAGGGAGATTGGCAGGGCAACTGGAAGGCTCGCCTCTATGAACGAGTCCGTGAGCGCGGCTATGCTTCGCTCACCGCCTTTGCCGAGGCGCGTCCCACTGCCTCGCTGATTGCGCTCGCCGAGGAGCTCAGCGGGGACGACCTCAACGCGGTGCAGGTGTTCAGCGGCCTGGTTGCCGAGGCAGAGCAAAGTCATCAGCTCTCTCGCCTGGTGCGCGGACAGCTCGTGCGTGAGCTGTGGGAGGGGCTCCCCGACGGCTGGCCGGCCGTGCTGGATGACTCAAACCGTTTCAAGGTCGCCAAGGCACTTGGCTTATGGTCTGGCTTCACTCCAGAAACTCATCTGGATCGTGCTCGGCAGGCAGGGTCGGCGCTACTTGCCACACCGCCGCCGCCCGGCTGGCGCCCACTCGGTCCCGACGACGAACTTCTCCGTACGCTCTTACCAGACGAGGAAGCTTGA
- a CDS encoding DUF2380 domain-containing protein has protein sequence MANTLRQLAANKGGLGGRANGLFIPYIGYGAGQLQWIDGARRGATTLADAASEAEDLDMELGILRLSGPRLQSAISGALLLAAWLDFLSLADAVLQRCPFYGTERLLADMSRVQQLIEPSLRALSSLAPGHVEAATVALPELMGQLTREFHSIREAAGVATARGGQLMTAAQFIEMITLISAMKMALPRQPPSVPTTLGVGWVMDSSGVMMGSRLVVSAAWVEMMRRLVQAGVLSVSAVSAAVRIHAGQVMMSQARHDLPRGVREALGDSPEVRAMHETGKAGAGMAERPQHHVLPDEHREWFEKRGFTGAMDIDQFCVEMEVARHQALHGGGNWRLGRMWPGEWNQMIMRTLREAEDRAGRMLTQPEVLDIVASAMRRYNIPMNFTPWRGR, from the coding sequence ATGGCCAACACGCTCCGCCAACTCGCGGCGAACAAGGGAGGACTTGGCGGACGGGCCAATGGCTTGTTCATCCCGTATATCGGCTATGGCGCTGGTCAACTGCAATGGATTGACGGCGCGCGCCGGGGAGCCACCACGCTGGCGGACGCAGCCTCGGAGGCCGAGGATCTGGACATGGAACTGGGCATTCTCCGGCTGAGCGGGCCCCGGCTCCAGTCCGCCATTTCCGGAGCTCTTCTTCTTGCCGCATGGCTCGATTTCCTGAGCCTCGCCGACGCAGTGCTCCAGCGATGTCCCTTTTATGGCACCGAGAGGCTCTTGGCAGACATGAGCCGCGTGCAACAACTCATCGAGCCCTCCCTGAGGGCGCTTTCATCCTTGGCGCCAGGGCATGTCGAGGCAGCGACGGTCGCGCTGCCCGAACTCATGGGCCAGCTCACCCGCGAGTTCCATTCCATTCGTGAGGCCGCGGGCGTGGCTACTGCGCGCGGCGGTCAGCTCATGACGGCGGCGCAGTTCATCGAGATGATCACTCTGATCTCGGCGATGAAGATGGCGCTGCCGCGGCAGCCTCCGTCCGTTCCCACTACACTCGGCGTGGGCTGGGTAATGGACTCCAGCGGAGTGATGATGGGCTCACGGCTCGTCGTCTCCGCCGCGTGGGTGGAGATGATGCGCCGACTCGTGCAGGCGGGCGTCCTCTCGGTTTCAGCCGTCAGCGCCGCTGTCCGCATTCACGCCGGTCAAGTGATGATGTCGCAAGCGCGACATGACCTGCCACGGGGTGTCCGTGAAGCGCTCGGCGACAGTCCCGAGGTTCGCGCCATGCACGAGACGGGTAAAGCAGGGGCTGGCATGGCCGAGCGGCCGCAGCACCATGTCCTGCCGGATGAGCATCGCGAGTGGTTCGAGAAGCGCGGCTTTACCGGCGCCATGGACATTGATCAGTTCTGCGTCGAGATGGAGGTGGCGCGTCACCAAGCGCTCCACGGCGGGGGTAATTGGCGCCTGGGCCGGATGTGGCCCGGTGAATGGAACCAGATGATCATGCGCACGCTACGAGAAGCTGAAGACAGGGCTGGCCGGATGCTGACGCAGCCCGAGGTTCTGGACATCGTCGCGTCAGCCATGAGGCGCTATAACATCCCAATGAATTTCACTCCTTGGAGAGGGCGATGA
- a CDS encoding tetratricopeptide repeat protein, whose product MSSGNLESLRRKVELGETLSEAELDALRAAAAGSSGATLWLTVAHALVNAGAEREALPLLERLRRDFPKDLQVRLGLARALLGLDRYGDAEVALREALALSPGDPEAIKVLAVLALRRGEKGRAQEYVRDVLERDPFDEEARLLKEELEAVELPPPAQPEEQVLRPEFNAALAAALRRAGVKFRLQGRNVLVKLESGELARVDVASLYGAYPGGRSGLTAYVEDLARQLGGMGTGLGGDATTLESRLRPVLRPAGFEAQAVGALHRPGPAGLEVFFVLEDAQYVRYLPVSALETAGLSTEAVEQAAWRNLEAAPAPVHPVVLDRGMVRLAEAFSGLWAVAEGDGHDGARLLTAEQRRRLVQQAGEGPLRVSLGHREFALVCREGDEAECEALAKVGHAPDGIPGLFRLTAEGLTRL is encoded by the coding sequence GTGAGCAGCGGCAATCTGGAGAGCCTCCGCCGCAAGGTGGAACTGGGCGAGACGTTGAGCGAGGCGGAGCTGGACGCGCTGCGGGCCGCGGCCGCGGGCAGCTCGGGCGCCACGTTGTGGCTCACCGTGGCGCATGCCCTCGTCAACGCGGGCGCCGAGCGCGAGGCCCTGCCGCTGCTGGAGCGACTGCGGCGCGACTTCCCGAAGGACTTGCAGGTGCGCCTGGGCCTAGCTCGGGCGCTGCTCGGGCTGGACCGCTACGGCGATGCGGAGGTGGCGCTGCGGGAAGCGCTGGCGCTGAGCCCCGGAGACCCCGAGGCCATCAAGGTGCTGGCCGTGCTGGCGCTGCGCCGGGGCGAGAAGGGGAGGGCGCAGGAGTATGTCCGCGACGTGCTGGAGCGTGACCCGTTCGACGAGGAGGCACGGCTCCTGAAGGAAGAGCTGGAGGCGGTGGAGCTGCCTCCTCCGGCACAGCCCGAGGAGCAGGTGCTGCGCCCTGAGTTCAATGCGGCGCTGGCGGCGGCGCTGAGGCGGGCAGGCGTGAAGTTCCGCCTCCAGGGACGCAACGTGCTGGTGAAACTCGAGAGCGGCGAGCTGGCCCGGGTGGATGTGGCCTCGCTGTATGGCGCCTATCCCGGCGGCCGGAGTGGGCTGACGGCCTATGTCGAGGACCTGGCCCGGCAGTTGGGCGGCATGGGCACCGGGCTCGGAGGAGACGCGACCACGCTGGAGTCGCGGCTCCGGCCCGTGCTGAGACCGGCGGGCTTCGAGGCTCAGGCCGTGGGAGCGCTGCACCGCCCGGGGCCCGCCGGGCTGGAGGTCTTCTTCGTGCTGGAGGATGCGCAGTACGTGCGCTACCTGCCTGTGTCCGCCCTGGAGACCGCCGGGCTGAGCACGGAGGCGGTGGAGCAGGCGGCATGGCGCAACCTGGAGGCCGCTCCGGCGCCCGTTCACCCCGTGGTGCTGGACCGGGGCATGGTGCGGCTGGCCGAGGCGTTCAGCGGCCTGTGGGCCGTGGCGGAGGGAGACGGGCATGATGGCGCGCGGCTGCTCACCGCCGAGCAGCGGCGGCGTCTGGTGCAGCAGGCGGGGGAAGGTCCCCTGCGGGTGAGCCTGGGGCACCGCGAATTCGCTCTGGTGTGCCGCGAGGGGGATGAGGCCGAGTGCGAGGCGCTGGCGAAGGTGGGCCACGCACCGGATGGAATCCCCGGCCTCTTTCGCCTCACCGCCGAGGGGCTGACGCGACTGTAG
- a CDS encoding DUF4230 domain-containing protein has protein sequence MRLILRILPVVLAAVLGAVGAFVALRPSPKLLPDPPALVLQMREVTRLETLDVSLYKKVSFSPEPTASDALWKDVIHWAAYSLRTPRGRAIVFADVHLGYDFQRVDTSSLRVTGTRVEVVLPPLEVKVELRPGETEIIDSNLDSAQTAQLLERARLAFEKEVRGDVRLQQRARQSAERSLRGLFLSLGFNEVRFVDQLTQASAG, from the coding sequence ATGAGGCTCATCCTGCGGATCCTCCCCGTCGTGCTCGCCGCCGTCCTGGGTGCGGTGGGTGCCTTCGTCGCGCTGCGCCCCTCACCGAAGCTCCTGCCGGACCCGCCGGCCCTGGTGCTCCAGATGCGCGAGGTGACGCGGCTGGAGACGCTGGATGTCTCCCTCTACAAGAAGGTGAGCTTCAGCCCCGAGCCCACCGCCTCGGACGCGCTCTGGAAGGACGTCATCCACTGGGCCGCCTACTCCCTGCGCACACCCCGGGGCCGCGCCATCGTCTTCGCCGACGTCCACCTGGGCTATGACTTCCAGCGCGTCGACACCTCGTCGCTTCGCGTGACGGGCACCCGCGTGGAGGTGGTGCTGCCACCGCTGGAGGTGAAGGTGGAACTGCGCCCGGGGGAGACGGAGATCATCGACTCCAACCTGGACAGCGCGCAGACGGCGCAACTGCTGGAGCGCGCCCGCCTCGCCTTCGAGAAGGAGGTGCGCGGCGATGTGCGCCTCCAGCAGCGCGCGCGTCAGTCCGCGGAGCGCTCGCTGCGCGGCCTGTTCCTGTCGCTGGGCTTCAACGAAGTGCGCTTCGTGGACCAGCTCACCCAGGCCTCGGCGGGGTAA
- a CDS encoding response regulator transcription factor: MESRGPILVVEDDPPIAAGLVRGLKRAGFQVSLATDGNLALQAAEKERPALVVLDLNLPGPDGFALLETWQTRLRVPVIVLTARQELEARLRSFGLGAADYLAKPFWMEELIARIQARLQVPEESERKVLRWGDVTLDLDARTVSRPGLGALPFTRHELDVLLYLVERPGRALTRAQIAEHALPANEERDDRTVDSHVARIRKKLGPAGVHLKTAWGIGYRFELELQP; the protein is encoded by the coding sequence ATGGAATCACGCGGTCCCATCCTGGTCGTGGAGGACGACCCACCCATCGCCGCGGGCCTGGTCCGCGGGCTGAAGCGCGCGGGCTTCCAGGTCTCGCTCGCCACGGACGGGAACCTGGCGCTGCAGGCCGCGGAGAAGGAGCGGCCGGCCCTGGTGGTGCTCGACCTCAACCTCCCGGGGCCAGACGGCTTCGCGCTGCTCGAGACCTGGCAGACGCGGCTCCGGGTGCCCGTCATCGTCCTCACCGCGCGGCAGGAACTGGAGGCCCGGCTGCGCTCCTTCGGCCTGGGCGCTGCGGACTACCTGGCCAAGCCCTTCTGGATGGAGGAGCTCATCGCCCGCATCCAGGCGCGGCTTCAGGTCCCCGAGGAGAGTGAGCGCAAGGTGTTGCGCTGGGGAGATGTGACCCTCGATCTGGACGCGCGGACCGTGAGCCGCCCCGGCCTGGGTGCGCTGCCCTTCACCCGCCACGAGCTGGATGTGCTCCTGTACCTCGTCGAGCGCCCCGGCCGGGCCCTCACCCGGGCGCAGATCGCGGAGCATGCGCTGCCGGCCAACGAGGAGCGGGATGATCGGACGGTGGACTCGCACGTGGCGCGCATCCGCAAGAAGCTCGGGCCGGCGGGGGTACACCTCAAGACCGCGTGGGGGATCGGCTACCGCTTCGAGCTGGAGCTCCAGCCATGA
- a CDS encoding 2OG-Fe(II) oxygenase, which translates to MELRDEEIEALGTQGFFTREAFLGRERASAVHAAALARVEAGALRPAGIRRGADRTEDTSVRGDFITWVTPEPGSTALGSLWEAFEALGQSLSAAAYLGLGRFDVQLAWYPGEGARYVRHRDAFPGQSNRRVTAIFYANPDWRPEHGGQLRLFLEEGTVEVAPTLDRLVVFLSEKLEHEVLPAHAPRLALTAWYYGRDTVGR; encoded by the coding sequence ATGGAGCTCCGAGACGAGGAAATCGAAGCGCTGGGCACGCAGGGCTTCTTCACGCGAGAGGCCTTCCTGGGCAGGGAGCGGGCGAGCGCCGTCCACGCGGCGGCACTCGCGCGGGTGGAGGCTGGAGCGCTGCGGCCCGCAGGCATTCGTCGCGGCGCGGACCGGACCGAGGACACCTCCGTGCGCGGAGACTTCATCACCTGGGTGACGCCAGAGCCGGGCAGCACGGCGCTGGGCTCCCTGTGGGAGGCCTTCGAGGCGCTGGGGCAGTCGCTCTCGGCGGCGGCCTACCTGGGGCTGGGCCGCTTCGATGTTCAGCTCGCCTGGTATCCCGGCGAGGGGGCGCGCTATGTGCGGCACCGGGACGCCTTCCCTGGCCAGTCGAACCGGCGGGTGACGGCGATCTTCTACGCCAACCCGGACTGGCGCCCCGAGCATGGCGGCCAGCTCCGGCTGTTCTTGGAGGAGGGGACGGTGGAGGTGGCGCCCACGTTGGACCGGCTGGTGGTCTTCCTCAGTGAGAAGCTGGAGCACGAGGTGCTGCCCGCGCACGCGCCGAGGCTCGCCCTGACGGCGTGGTACTACGGGCGCGATACGGTGGGCCGATGA